In Chloroflexota bacterium, one genomic interval encodes:
- a CDS encoding TIGR00282 family metallophosphoesterase translates to MRVLMVGDVVGQPGRKAVRKLLPKLKQELAPDLVIANGENSANGLGMTPETVQELYDSGVDVITSGNHAWDKREIVPYLESELPLIRPLNYPPGVPGHGYTFCKGALIVNVLGRVFLPSVDDPFRALNNLLDEEGHRTKVVIVDAHTEATSEIGALGWYFDGRVSAILGTHTHVATADARVLPKGTAFVSDVGMVGPRGSIIGNVPEDVLKRFATQLYSPLGVADGPVTFSSVLVEIEARTGKAKSIQRVDREVA, encoded by the coding sequence ATGCGCGTACTGATGGTCGGCGATGTGGTAGGCCAGCCTGGGCGAAAGGCGGTGCGCAAGCTGCTGCCGAAGCTGAAGCAGGAGCTTGCGCCGGACCTGGTGATCGCCAACGGTGAGAACAGCGCCAACGGGCTTGGCATGACGCCGGAGACGGTGCAGGAGCTGTACGATTCCGGCGTGGATGTCATCACGTCCGGCAACCACGCCTGGGACAAACGGGAGATCGTCCCGTACCTGGAGAGCGAACTGCCGCTCATCCGACCGCTGAATTATCCGCCCGGTGTTCCCGGGCACGGGTACACCTTCTGCAAGGGGGCGCTCATCGTGAACGTGCTGGGCCGGGTCTTTCTGCCATCGGTAGACGACCCGTTCCGCGCGCTGAACAACCTGCTGGACGAAGAAGGCCACCGGACGAAGGTGGTGATCGTGGACGCGCACACTGAGGCGACTTCGGAGATCGGGGCGCTGGGGTGGTATTTCGACGGGCGCGTCTCGGCGATCCTGGGGACGCACACACACGTGGCGACGGCGGACGCGCGGGTGCTGCCGAAGGGGACGGCCTTCGTTTCGGACGTGGGGATGGTGGGGCCGAGGGGTTCGATCATCGGCAATGTGCCGGAAGACGTGCTGAAGCGGTTCGCGACGCAGCTGTATTCGCCGCTCGGCGTGGCGGACGGGCCTGTGACCTTCAGCTCCGTGCTGGTGGAGATAGAGGCCAGGACGGGGAAGGCGAAGAGCATCCAGCGCGTTGATCGAGAGGTCGCGTAG
- a CDS encoding alpha/beta hydrolase, which yields MSFAVLDGVRIYYEVAGGGHPVIFLHGQGVDHREWQFQVEAISKTYTVVTYDHRGHGKSAAPETGYTTQHYSKDLYGLIRHLGMTKPSIVGHSMGGNVAMDYALTHPEAITTLTLVDSGLDGFERDEAFIAKAKRRRKIAQREGLGEKFVRASLRSDAFAGLRDKPELMELSRQMLSGWSGASWKDKVVYPHPEKWAKDRLEDLKVPTLVMVGERDGGRFHRVASLMGSKIRVVRTVTLANVGHMPQMEDPEAFNDTLVDFLGGAIGKALI from the coding sequence ATGTCTTTCGCAGTCCTAGACGGCGTTCGCATCTATTACGAGGTCGCAGGCGGCGGCCATCCGGTGATCTTTCTCCACGGGCAGGGAGTGGACCACCGCGAGTGGCAGTTCCAGGTGGAGGCTATTTCCAAGACGTACACGGTAGTGACGTACGACCATCGGGGGCACGGGAAGTCGGCTGCGCCGGAGACGGGCTACACGACCCAGCACTATTCGAAGGACCTGTACGGGCTGATCCGCCATCTGGGGATGACGAAGCCGTCCATCGTGGGGCATTCGATGGGCGGGAACGTGGCGATGGACTACGCGCTGACACACCCGGAGGCGATCACAACGCTGACGCTGGTGGATTCCGGGCTGGACGGCTTCGAGCGGGATGAGGCGTTCATCGCGAAGGCGAAGCGGCGGAGGAAGATCGCGCAGCGGGAGGGGTTGGGGGAGAAGTTCGTGCGGGCCTCGCTGCGGAGCGATGCGTTCGCGGGGTTGCGGGACAAGCCGGAGCTGATGGAGCTTTCCCGGCAGATGTTGAGCGGGTGGAGCGGAGCGAGTTGGAAGGACAAGGTGGTCTACCCGCACCCCGAAAAATGGGCGAAGGACCGGCTGGAGGACCTGAAGGTCCCGACGCTGGTGATGGTGGGAGAGCGGGACGGCGGACGGTTCCACCGCGTCGCGAGCCTGATGGGCTCGAAGATCCGGGTGGTGCGCACGGTGACGCTGGCAAACGTGGGGCACATGCCGCAGATGGAGGACCCGGAGGCGTTCAACGATACGCTTGTGGATTTCCTGGGGGGAGCGATCGGGAAAGCGCTGATATAG
- a CDS encoding acyl-CoA dehydrogenase produces the protein MQTLLLAPYFLFASMPSVDASSVPLSRFLCYPPAMDFAYTKQERRFRKELRDFLAKEVPPDIKRRMLGQIESEDGQAFQRDFVKKLVERDWMAVSWPKDYGGQAKPAIEQLIYSWELSYYHMSPGSTGMSVVGPTLIHFGTDEQKKTFLPLIARGEVNFCLGYTEPNAGSDLASLQTRADRDGDDWVINGQKIFTSGAERADYCWLAARTDQSAPKHKGISMFLVDMKLPGISIQPLVTLAGYRTNITYWDNVRVPAGRLVGEVNRGWYYAAAALDFERIALFPWGRLEFEFDELVRYCKETRRGGKPLSKDFEVRKRIAALSIELGAMKLLAIRTAWMIGRNRIPNYEASMLKMFATEFQQRLSNAGMQIAGLFGLLPDGAPRAALDGLINYRYRYAVMPTFGGGSSELMRNIIAQRGLGLPR, from the coding sequence TTGCAAACCCTGCTCCTCGCTCCTTACTTCCTCTTCGCCTCTATGCCCTCTGTGGATGCCTCCTCCGTTCCCCTCTCCCGCTTCCTGTGCTATCCTCCCGCCATGGACTTCGCCTACACCAAGCAGGAGCGCCGCTTCCGGAAAGAGCTCCGCGACTTCCTTGCCAAGGAGGTCCCCCCGGACATCAAGCGCCGCATGCTCGGCCAGATCGAGTCCGAAGACGGCCAGGCCTTCCAGCGCGACTTCGTCAAGAAGCTCGTCGAACGGGATTGGATGGCCGTCTCCTGGCCCAAGGACTACGGCGGCCAGGCCAAGCCCGCCATCGAACAGCTCATCTATTCCTGGGAGCTCTCCTACTACCACATGAGCCCCGGCTCCACCGGTATGTCCGTCGTCGGGCCCACCCTCATCCACTTCGGCACCGATGAGCAGAAGAAAACCTTCCTCCCCCTCATCGCCCGCGGCGAAGTCAACTTCTGCCTCGGCTATACCGAGCCCAACGCCGGCTCAGACCTCGCCTCCCTCCAGACCCGCGCCGATCGCGATGGCGACGACTGGGTCATCAACGGCCAGAAGATCTTCACCAGCGGCGCCGAGCGCGCCGACTATTGCTGGCTCGCCGCACGCACGGACCAATCGGCCCCCAAGCACAAGGGCATCTCGATGTTCCTGGTGGACATGAAACTCCCGGGCATCTCCATCCAGCCCCTCGTCACCCTGGCGGGCTATCGCACCAACATCACCTATTGGGACAACGTCCGCGTCCCCGCCGGCCGCCTCGTCGGCGAAGTGAACCGGGGCTGGTACTACGCCGCCGCCGCCCTGGATTTCGAGCGCATCGCCCTCTTCCCCTGGGGCCGCCTCGAATTCGAGTTCGATGAGCTCGTGCGCTACTGCAAGGAGACCCGCCGCGGCGGCAAGCCTCTCTCCAAAGACTTCGAAGTCCGCAAGCGCATCGCCGCCCTCTCCATCGAGCTCGGCGCCATGAAGCTCCTCGCCATCCGCACCGCCTGGATGATCGGCCGGAACCGCATCCCAAACTATGAAGCCTCCATGCTCAAGATGTTCGCCACGGAGTTCCAACAGCGCCTCAGCAACGCAGGCATGCAGATCGCCGGCCTCTTCGGCCTCCTGCCGGATGGCGCTCCCCGCGCCGCCCTCGATGGCCTCATCAACTACCGCTACCGCTACGCCGTCATGCCCACCTTCGGCGGCGGCTCCAGCGAGCTCATGCGCAACATCATCGCCCAGCGCGGCCTAGGCCTCCCACGATGA
- a CDS encoding decaprenyl-phosphate phosphoribosyltransferase, which yields MNPLSQLWHLLLALRPKQWAKNLLLYLAFFFTLGDHAADDFSGELSLFGWATLGFFAFSILSGVTYIINDYFDIEEDRLHPKKQHRPLASGRLHHRFALVAAVALAAVGLALSFLINANFGYVAIVYLALTVGYSVRLKDFVIIDVMAVAGGFVLRAAAGALAIDVPISPWLYIMTSLGALLISFGKRRNEMATLDASGENQRPVLKEYSVALLDQFVAVVAPATLVAYALYTFTADNLPENNAMMLTIPFVMFGLFRYLYLIHKKNLGGSPEEIFLTDKPLILNILAWFITAASIIAATR from the coding sequence ATGAACCCCCTCAGCCAGCTCTGGCATCTCCTCCTGGCCCTCCGTCCCAAGCAGTGGGCCAAGAATCTGCTCCTCTACCTTGCCTTCTTCTTTACCCTGGGCGACCACGCGGCGGACGATTTCTCCGGCGAGCTCTCCCTCTTCGGCTGGGCCACCCTCGGCTTCTTCGCTTTCTCCATCCTCTCCGGCGTCACCTACATCATCAACGACTACTTCGATATCGAAGAAGACCGCCTCCACCCCAAAAAACAGCACCGCCCATTGGCTTCCGGCCGCCTCCACCACCGCTTCGCCCTCGTCGCCGCGGTCGCCCTGGCCGCAGTAGGCCTAGCCCTCTCATTCCTGATTAACGCGAACTTCGGGTATGTTGCTATCGTCTACCTAGCGCTTACCGTCGGTTATAGCGTTCGGCTCAAGGATTTCGTCATCATAGACGTCATGGCCGTTGCCGGCGGCTTCGTCCTGCGGGCGGCGGCGGGCGCGCTGGCCATAGATGTGCCCATCTCGCCCTGGCTCTACATCATGACCAGCCTCGGGGCGCTCCTCATCTCCTTCGGCAAGCGCCGCAATGAGATGGCCACCCTCGATGCATCAGGGGAAAATCAACGCCCGGTGCTGAAGGAATACTCCGTGGCGCTCCTGGATCAGTTCGTCGCCGTCGTCGCCCCGGCCACCCTCGTCGCCTACGCCCTCTACACCTTCACAGCGGACAACCTGCCCGAAAACAACGCCATGATGCTCACGATCCCCTTCGTGATGTTCGGGCTCTTCCGCTACCTCTACCTCATCCACAAAAAGAACCTAGGTGGTAGTCCTGAGGAAATCTTCCTGACGGACAAGCCCCTCATCCTCAACATCCTCGCCTGGTTCATCACCGCCGCCTCCATCATCGCCGCCACCCGCTAG
- a CDS encoding Zn-ribbon domain-containing OB-fold protein, with amino-acid sequence MANAPVPVPAADQESAPFWEGCNRGELLYQRCGACGKARFYPRPACPNCASESFTWEKASGKATLYSWTIIYPPTLPAFKDKVPYPVILVELAEGVRMISNIVDCKNEDLRIGMPLEVTFEKVSDGVTLHRFRPASR; translated from the coding sequence ATGGCTAACGCACCCGTTCCCGTCCCGGCCGCCGATCAAGAGAGCGCCCCTTTCTGGGAGGGCTGCAATCGCGGCGAACTCCTCTATCAGCGCTGTGGCGCCTGCGGCAAGGCTCGCTTCTATCCCCGTCCCGCCTGCCCCAACTGCGCCTCAGAATCCTTCACGTGGGAAAAGGCAAGCGGCAAGGCCACCCTCTATAGCTGGACCATCATCTACCCGCCCACCCTCCCCGCCTTCAAGGACAAGGTCCCCTATCCCGTCATCCTTGTGGAGCTGGCCGAAGGCGTGCGGATGATCAGCAACATCGTGGACTGCAAGAATGAAGACCTGCGCATCGGCATGCCGTTGGAAGTAACCTTCGAAAAGGTAAGCGATGGCGTGACCCTCCACAGGTTCCGCCCCGCCTCGCGCTGA
- a CDS encoding acyl-CoA dehydrogenase, whose product MNLDWSESQELLRKTVRDFFARESPPAKIKLLEKTPARHDPDLWRKMAGLGWLGLPFPERYGGSGGTFLDLAALLEEMGRAAIVSPFLSSVALSGDLLLASGSDEQKARLLPAIASGQAIVTLALCEADASYEASDVQLTASSASPRGGAAPSSDSPEGAWRLSGTKLFVLDGLSATHFIVAARTKPGKGPAGISLFLVDAASPGISLSPLPSFGGEAQAEVRFDNVAVPRDALIGPLEKGWPLIRGLLRRGALAACAMMVGGAQQALDMTVAYAKQRIQFGRPIGSFQAIQHKCADMATDVDTARYLTYFAAWKLDAKQACALEVAQAKAWLSDAYRRVTREAHQIHAGIAYVDDHDLQLYFRRAKSFELLFGDADYHLNEVATLLHL is encoded by the coding sequence ATGAACCTCGATTGGTCCGAATCCCAAGAGCTCCTCCGCAAGACCGTTCGCGACTTCTTCGCGCGCGAATCGCCTCCGGCGAAAATCAAGCTGCTGGAAAAAACGCCTGCGCGGCACGACCCAGACCTCTGGCGCAAGATGGCCGGCCTCGGCTGGCTCGGCCTCCCCTTCCCCGAGCGGTACGGCGGCTCCGGCGGGACCTTCCTCGATCTCGCCGCTCTCCTGGAGGAGATGGGCCGCGCCGCCATCGTCTCCCCCTTCCTCTCCTCCGTCGCCCTCTCCGGCGACCTCCTCCTCGCCTCCGGCTCCGATGAGCAAAAGGCTCGCCTCCTCCCCGCCATCGCCTCCGGCCAAGCCATCGTCACCCTCGCCCTCTGCGAAGCAGACGCCTCCTATGAAGCCTCCGACGTCCAGCTCACCGCCTCGAGCGCCAGCCCGAGAGGAGGGGCTGCTCCTTCTTCAGATTCCCCCGAAGGCGCCTGGCGACTCTCCGGCACAAAACTCTTCGTCCTCGATGGCCTCTCCGCCACCCACTTCATCGTCGCCGCCCGCACCAAGCCGGGCAAAGGCCCCGCCGGCATCTCCCTCTTCCTGGTGGATGCAGCCTCGCCCGGCATCTCCCTCTCGCCCTTACCCTCCTTCGGCGGCGAAGCCCAGGCCGAAGTCCGCTTCGATAACGTCGCCGTTCCCCGCGATGCCCTCATCGGCCCCCTGGAAAAAGGCTGGCCCCTCATCCGCGGCCTCCTCCGCCGCGGCGCCCTCGCCGCCTGCGCCATGATGGTCGGCGGCGCGCAGCAAGCCTTGGATATGACCGTCGCCTACGCCAAGCAGCGCATCCAGTTCGGCAGGCCCATCGGCAGCTTCCAGGCCATCCAGCACAAGTGCGCCGATATGGCGACCGACGTGGATACCGCGCGCTACCTCACCTACTTCGCCGCCTGGAAACTGGACGCCAAACAGGCCTGCGCCCTAGAGGTCGCACAGGCCAAGGCCTGGCTCAGCGACGCCTACCGCCGCGTCACCCGCGAGGCCCACCAGATCCACGCCGGCATCGCCTATGTGGACGACCACGACCTCCAGCTCTACTTCCGCCGCGCCAAATCCTTCGAACTCCTCTTCGGTGACGCCGACTACCACCTCAACGAAGTCGCCACCCTGCTGCACCTCTGA
- the rny gene encoding ribonuclease Y codes for MWNPFSALAALFTGGSKRKIEAARQEAEKVIKETENRQAEIIKEAKADASRVRAEAENEYKERRNEIQRQERRIQQKEDNLDRKLETLDRRERQVQDKEKGIDELRLQIEETKKKQVTELERVAGLTKEEALAQLLKKVDDALEHERAKRIFDIEQKVREEADMRARKAIALAIQRLTSDVVSESTVTVVQIPSDDMKGRLIGREGRNIRALEQATGVDLVIDDTPEAVTLSCYDPIRREVARVALTKLMLDGRIHPARIEEMVNKAKTEVEEDVRKAGEQAVLEAGVLGLSREVVALLGRLKYRTSYGQNVLKHSIEVSHLAGIMASEIGANIQVCKAGALLHDLGKALSHEVEGGHAEIGGEIARKYGIKPEIAAAIEDHHVDDRVNVEAFLVAAADAISGARPGARRDTAELYVKRLQDLEAAANSFEGVEKSFAIQAGREVRILVKPERVDDINAAKLAHDVAKKIQDTLVYPGQIKVTVVRETRSVSYAK; via the coding sequence GTGTGGAACCCGTTCAGCGCACTCGCGGCGCTGTTCACTGGGGGTTCAAAGCGGAAGATCGAGGCAGCCAGACAAGAAGCCGAAAAGGTTATCAAGGAGACGGAGAACCGCCAGGCCGAGATAATCAAGGAAGCGAAGGCTGATGCAAGCAGGGTCCGCGCCGAGGCTGAGAACGAGTACAAAGAGCGACGCAATGAGATACAACGCCAAGAGCGCCGGATCCAGCAAAAAGAAGACAACCTCGACCGGAAGCTGGAGACCCTAGACCGCCGCGAACGACAAGTCCAGGATAAAGAGAAGGGGATAGACGAGCTCCGCCTGCAGATCGAAGAGACGAAGAAGAAGCAGGTGACGGAGCTGGAACGCGTGGCCGGCCTGACGAAGGAAGAGGCGCTGGCCCAGCTGTTGAAGAAGGTGGACGACGCGCTCGAGCATGAGCGCGCGAAGCGCATCTTCGACATCGAGCAGAAGGTCCGCGAGGAAGCGGATATGAGGGCTCGGAAGGCGATCGCGCTTGCGATCCAGCGCCTGACGAGCGACGTGGTCTCGGAATCCACGGTGACGGTGGTGCAGATCCCGAGCGACGACATGAAGGGACGGCTCATCGGCCGCGAGGGACGGAATATCCGCGCCCTGGAGCAGGCGACGGGCGTTGACCTGGTGATTGACGACACGCCGGAGGCGGTGACGCTCTCCTGCTACGACCCGATCCGCCGGGAGGTGGCGCGGGTGGCGCTGACGAAGCTGATGCTGGACGGGCGCATCCACCCGGCGCGCATCGAAGAGATGGTGAACAAGGCGAAGACGGAGGTGGAGGAGGATGTGCGGAAGGCGGGCGAGCAGGCGGTGCTGGAGGCCGGGGTGCTGGGCCTGAGCCGCGAAGTGGTGGCCCTGCTGGGCAGGCTGAAGTACCGGACCAGCTACGGGCAGAACGTGCTGAAGCACAGCATCGAAGTTTCGCATCTGGCCGGGATCATGGCCTCCGAGATCGGCGCGAACATCCAGGTGTGCAAGGCAGGCGCGCTGCTGCACGACCTTGGGAAGGCGCTCTCCCACGAAGTGGAGGGCGGGCATGCGGAGATCGGCGGCGAGATCGCGCGGAAGTACGGCATCAAGCCGGAGATCGCCGCGGCGATCGAAGACCACCACGTGGACGACCGGGTGAACGTGGAGGCGTTTCTGGTGGCGGCGGCGGACGCGATCAGCGGGGCGCGCCCCGGAGCCCGACGGGACACGGCGGAGCTGTACGTGAAGCGGCTGCAGGATCTTGAGGCGGCGGCGAACAGCTTCGAGGGAGTGGAGAAATCGTTCGCGATCCAGGCCGGGCGCGAGGTGCGCATCCTGGTGAAGCCGGAGCGTGTGGACGATATCAACGCCGCCAAGCTGGCGCACGACGTGGCGAAGAAGATCCAGGACACGCTGGTCTACCCGGGCCAGATCAAGGTGACGGTGGTGCGGGAGACGCGCTCCGTGAGCTACGCGAAGTAG
- a CDS encoding mitomycin antibiotic biosynthesis protein, with protein sequence MKATIARFSAKSPSEAVVEAITRDGAAIIEGLLTREALSRVNEEIEGAIAAAEPGRAVFSPVMQAFHGPETRHVEGAAGVSRTFASEVMCHPMLLEICDRILLPACAQYQLNLGQILQRGPGAGEQRLHRDEVIWSDLPRPHPEIQVASMIALVDFTAANGATRIVPGSHREPERWLAPVEQMRRAPPPDRIVCAEMPAGSAVVYSGGTIHAGGANATQTPRRGAHLSYCAGWLRTEENNVLAVPPAIAARLPRRAQELLGYGMYNGMGRGGGYLGMVDLRDPIELLAEGRLGR encoded by the coding sequence ATGAAGGCAACGATAGCGCGTTTCAGCGCGAAGAGTCCTTCGGAGGCCGTCGTGGAGGCGATCACGAGGGACGGGGCGGCGATCATCGAGGGGCTGCTGACGCGGGAGGCGCTTTCCCGGGTGAACGAGGAGATCGAGGGGGCTATCGCGGCGGCAGAGCCGGGGCGGGCGGTGTTCAGCCCGGTGATGCAGGCCTTTCACGGGCCGGAGACGCGGCATGTGGAGGGCGCGGCGGGCGTTTCGCGGACGTTCGCGAGCGAGGTGATGTGCCACCCGATGCTGTTGGAGATCTGCGACCGCATCCTGCTGCCGGCATGCGCGCAGTATCAGCTGAACTTGGGCCAGATCCTCCAGCGCGGGCCCGGCGCGGGGGAGCAGCGTCTGCACCGAGACGAGGTTATCTGGAGCGACCTGCCGCGCCCGCACCCGGAGATCCAGGTAGCATCCATGATCGCGCTGGTGGATTTCACAGCAGCGAACGGGGCGACGCGGATCGTGCCGGGGAGCCACCGTGAGCCGGAGCGGTGGCTCGCGCCCGTGGAGCAGATGCGGAGGGCACCGCCGCCGGACCGGATCGTGTGCGCTGAGATGCCCGCGGGGTCGGCGGTGGTTTACTCGGGAGGGACGATCCACGCCGGAGGGGCGAACGCGACGCAGACGCCCCGACGCGGGGCGCATCTTTCGTACTGCGCGGGCTGGCTGAGGACGGAGGAGAATAATGTGCTGGCGGTGCCGCCGGCGATTGCGGCGAGGCTGCCGCGCCGGGCGCAGGAGCTGTTGGGTTACGGGATGTATAACGGGATGGGGCGCGGCGGCGGGTATCTGGGAATGGTTGACCTGCGGGACCCGATCGAGCTGCTTGCGGAGGGAAGGTTGGGGAGATGA
- the fabZ gene encoding 3-hydroxyacyl-ACP dehydratase FabZ encodes MLDSQQIQEIIPHRPPFLLVDRILELEPGKRAVGIKNFTVNEAFFAGHFPGNPIVPGVLMVEALAQVGCVAILTMPENKGRLVYFAGIEVRFKAPVRPGDTLKLDVTLTNLRGRIGKGAAKATVGESAVAEGELTFAIVDAPPGKAS; translated from the coding sequence ATGCTCGATAGCCAGCAGATTCAAGAGATCATCCCGCACCGACCGCCGTTCCTTCTGGTGGACCGCATCCTTGAGCTGGAGCCGGGGAAGCGGGCGGTAGGCATCAAGAACTTCACGGTGAACGAGGCCTTTTTCGCGGGGCATTTCCCGGGGAATCCCATCGTGCCGGGGGTGCTGATGGTGGAGGCGCTGGCGCAGGTGGGATGCGTGGCGATCCTGACGATGCCGGAGAATAAGGGGAGGCTGGTCTACTTCGCAGGGATCGAGGTGCGGTTCAAGGCGCCGGTGCGGCCCGGGGACACGCTGAAGCTGGATGTGACGCTGACGAACCTGCGCGGACGCATCGGCAAGGGGGCGGCGAAGGCGACAGTGGGCGAGAGCGCGGTGGCGGAGGGCGAGCTGACGTTCGCCATCGTTGACGCGCCGCCGGGCAAGGCGAGCTAG
- a CDS encoding PHP domain-containing protein, producing the protein MGAQVDLHMHSTYSDGTLKPAELIAKIGKTTLKVIALTDHDTTQGLDEATAAAKAFPHLTIIPGVEISTEIEGGEVHILAYYVNKADAGFQKELERFRASRYERGQKMVEKLAELGMPLSWKRVLEVAGDGAVGRPHVARALIEKGYVASHQEAFDKYLAKGQPAYVEREKLTPEEAIGLAVRNGALPVLAHPAYVKEVEKIIPSLKAAGLVGMEVYYSTYSEADTARFKMLADQHGLVPCGGSDYHGNGYAGEVEPGVVGPPMSTAERLKAMKAAKR; encoded by the coding sequence ATGGGCGCCCAGGTTGACCTGCACATGCATTCGACGTACTCCGACGGGACGCTGAAGCCCGCGGAGCTCATCGCGAAGATCGGCAAGACGACGCTGAAGGTGATCGCGCTGACGGACCACGACACGACGCAGGGGCTGGATGAGGCGACGGCCGCGGCAAAGGCCTTCCCGCACCTGACGATCATCCCCGGCGTGGAGATCAGCACGGAGATCGAAGGCGGCGAGGTGCACATCCTGGCCTACTATGTGAATAAAGCGGACGCCGGGTTTCAGAAGGAGTTGGAGCGGTTCCGCGCCTCGCGCTACGAGCGGGGCCAGAAGATGGTGGAGAAGCTGGCGGAGCTGGGGATGCCGCTCTCCTGGAAGCGGGTGCTGGAGGTCGCGGGAGACGGCGCGGTGGGCAGGCCGCATGTGGCGCGAGCGCTCATCGAGAAGGGGTACGTCGCTTCGCACCAGGAGGCGTTCGACAAGTACCTTGCCAAGGGGCAGCCGGCCTATGTGGAGCGGGAGAAGCTGACGCCGGAAGAGGCGATAGGGCTCGCGGTGAGGAACGGCGCGCTGCCGGTGCTGGCGCACCCGGCCTATGTGAAGGAAGTGGAGAAGATCATCCCATCGCTGAAGGCGGCGGGCCTGGTTGGGATGGAGGTTTATTATTCGACGTACAGCGAGGCGGACACGGCGCGGTTCAAGATGCTGGCCGACCAGCATGGGCTGGTGCCGTGCGGGGGGAGCGACTATCACGGGAACGGCTACGCCGGCGAGGTGGAGCCGGGAGTTGTGGGGCCGCCGATGTCCACGGCGGAGCGGCTGAAGGCGATGAAGGCGGCGAAGAGATAG
- a CDS encoding mechanosensitive ion channel family protein yields the protein MQAITTPILASVLSERADKNIEWLVAAVALTIAALALAWIYLPRTVKRFIVWIDVYIPGDLTSMAPLTARLATLAATGLILMGLSLSLANSLGADTSDFLQKLQDSGIAVGDWFRTRFLKIGIVILAAMIGIRIIRRAIPNVIGEYVRQQLRPGITKDEIDKRQRTLESVAIHAFGSVIVTLATFAVLAEIGLNVGPVLAAAGIAGVAIGFGAQNVVRDVLAGVFILLEDQYRVGDVIQVAGIGGMVEEVTLRRTVLRDLEAAVHIIPNGEIKLVTNRTKDKARMAVDLEVAYKEDIDRCIAVINRVGEEISSDPTFAPLITSKIKVLRVQELAASGVVLRVLGETVPLKHWDIEGEFRRRIKKAFDEEGIEIPFPHTTVYWGKGQKPGH from the coding sequence ATGCAGGCGATCACGACGCCGATCCTGGCAAGCGTGCTGAGCGAGCGGGCGGACAAGAACATCGAATGGCTTGTGGCGGCCGTCGCGCTGACCATCGCGGCGCTGGCTCTCGCGTGGATCTATTTGCCGCGCACGGTCAAGCGGTTCATCGTGTGGATAGACGTCTATATCCCCGGAGACCTGACGAGCATGGCGCCGCTGACGGCGCGGCTGGCGACGCTGGCGGCGACGGGACTGATCTTGATGGGGCTATCGCTAAGCCTTGCGAACTCGCTGGGGGCGGACACGTCCGACTTCCTGCAGAAGCTGCAGGACAGCGGCATCGCGGTAGGGGATTGGTTCCGCACGCGGTTCCTGAAGATCGGCATCGTGATCCTGGCGGCGATGATCGGCATCCGCATCATCCGCCGGGCGATCCCGAATGTCATCGGCGAGTATGTGCGCCAGCAATTGCGGCCCGGGATCACCAAGGATGAGATAGACAAGCGGCAGAGGACGCTGGAATCGGTGGCGATCCACGCCTTTGGGAGCGTCATCGTGACGCTGGCGACGTTCGCGGTGCTGGCGGAGATCGGGCTGAACGTGGGGCCGGTGCTTGCGGCGGCGGGGATCGCGGGCGTGGCGATCGGCTTCGGCGCGCAGAACGTGGTGCGAGACGTGCTGGCCGGAGTGTTCATCCTGCTGGAGGACCAGTACCGCGTGGGCGATGTGATCCAGGTTGCGGGCATCGGCGGGATGGTGGAGGAGGTGACGCTGCGGCGGACGGTGCTGCGCGACCTGGAGGCGGCGGTGCATATCATCCCGAACGGGGAGATCAAGCTGGTGACGAACCGGACGAAGGACAAGGCGCGGATGGCTGTGGACTTGGAGGTGGCCTATAAGGAGGACATAGACCGGTGCATCGCGGTCATCAACCGAGTAGGCGAGGAAATATCGTCAGACCCGACGTTCGCGCCGCTGATCACGTCCAAGATCAAAGTGCTGCGCGTGCAGGAGCTGGCGGCTTCGGGCGTGGTGCTGCGCGTGTTAGGGGAGACGGTGCCGCTGAAGCATTGGGACATCGAAGGAGAGTTCAGGCGGCGGATCAAGAAGGCGTTCGACGAGGAGGGGATCGAGATTCCATTCCCGCATACGACGGTCTATTGGGGGAAGGGCCAGAAGCCGGGGCACTAG